A section of the Oreochromis aureus strain Israel breed Guangdong linkage group 22, ZZ_aureus, whole genome shotgun sequence genome encodes:
- the LOC116317223 gene encoding uncharacterized protein LOC116317223: protein MSTGNQHVRYSRGVRADGGEKNKAEIREHEAHATRTGSQKTGRRARKKHSAAKKRDVRVIAAVLGTFFLFMLTSTGIRYISVTVQRDELRIKLDELNDKINQMQKQCPEFENSNITGGWPDIGFPDDRPEATKQNATERGSLTNITEVNNTSNATEKGNGCPPGWVKVGCSCYYEYTIVSALQKSKEDCEKKGGNLMVVNSIQKQRILKGETPTDVLQCGSATPPP, encoded by the exons ATGTCCACAGGGAACCAACATGTGAGATACAGCAGAGGAGTCCGAGCGGACGGcggagagaaaaacaaagcgGAGATCCGAGAGCATGAAGCCCACGCCACCAGGACTGGGTCACAGAAAACTG GTCGACGTGCTCGAAAGAAACATTCAGCGGCCAAAAAAAGAGATGTTCGAGTCATCGCAGCAGTTCTGGGAACCTTTTTTCTGTTCATGCTGACTTCAACAGGAATACGCT ATATCTCAGTGACCGTGCAGAGAGACGAGCTCAGAATAAAACTGGATGAACTAAATGACAAAATCAACCAGATGCAGAAACAATGCCCAG AGTTCGAGAACTCAAACATAACTGGTGGTTGGCCTGATATTGGATTTCCAGATGATCGACCCGAGGCGACCAAACAAAACGCAACTGAGAGAG gCTCTTTAACAAACATCACTGAAGTGAACAACACCTCAAACGCGACTGAGAAAG GGAACGGCTGTCCTCCAGGATGGGTGAAGGTCGGCTGCAGCTGTTATTATGAATACACCATAGTGTCCGCTTTGCAGAAGAGCAAAGAAGACTGTGAGAAGAAGGGAGGAAATCTGATGGTTGTGAACAGCATCCAAAAACAG AGAATACTGAAGGGCGAAACACCTACAGATGTCCTGCAGTGTGGCTCAGCGACGCCTCCGCCGTGA
- the LOC120435780 gene encoding CD209 antigen-like protein E isoform X2 → MSSHIYEDPDLTIKFKYGNRDDREEREVDIYETSDVYTDQKARSTRHREVHTQYHLPAAQRDRFRVPALILGLLCLLLVAGLTVFYKFYVELMSENEKLTSDLERINCQFGKENQTQANTTEWKRFECSCYYISTERKNWTESRKECERRGADLLVIKTKSKHEFFRELNKHGEFWIGLETEEKTKEWSKKREWEWKWVDGSPLAYTGWNPGAKLNPVDHVKVFMDLQGTWMHTNTGSKHWVCERDIY, encoded by the exons ATGTCTTCCCACATTTATGAGGATCCAGATTTGActattaaatttaaatatggAAACCGAGACGACAGAGAGGAGCGAGAAGTCGACATCTACGAGACTTCGGACGTCTACACCGACCAGAAGGCTCGTTCAACACGACACAGAG AAGTGCACACTCAGTATCACCTCCCAGCAGCCCAAAGAGACCGGTTCAGAGTTCCTGCCCTGATACTGGGTCTACTGTGTCTCCTGTTGGTAGCGGGGCTTACAGTCTTCTATAAATTCT ATGTGGAGCTGATGTCTGAGAATGAGAAGCTGACATCAGATCTGGAAAGGATAAACTGCCAGTTTGGAaaggaaaaccaaacacaggcGAACACCACAG AATGGAAACGATTTGAGTGCAGCTGTTACTACATTTCTACTGAGAGGAAAAACTGGACAGAGAGCAGGAAAGAGTGTGAGAGGAGAGGAGCAGATCTGCTGGTGATAAAGACCAAGAGCAAACAT GAAtttttcagagagctgaataaACACGGAGAATTCTGGATCGGTCTGGAAACAGAGGAAAAGACAAAGGAGTGGTCAAAGAAGCGGGAGTGGGAGTGGAAATGGGTGGACGGATCACCACTAGCATATAC AGGCTGGAATCCAGGTGCAAAATTAAATCCTGTGGATCATGTCAAAGTATTTATGGATCTACAAGGAACATGGATGCACACCAACACTGGATCGAAACACTGGGTCTGTGAGAGGGACATCTACTGA
- the LOC120435780 gene encoding CD209 antigen-like protein E isoform X1, translating to MSSHIYEDPDLTIKFKYGNRDDREEREVDIYETSDVYTDQKARSTRHREVHTQYHLPAAQRDRFRVPALILGLLCLLLVAGLTVFYKFYVELMSENEKLTSDLERINCQFGKENQTQANTTEWKRFECSCYYISTERKNWTESRKECERRGADLLVIKTKSKHEFFRELNKHGEFWIGLETEEKTKEWSKKREWEWKWVDGSPLAYTTEQERVSPSWRLFDGGAAAVCRECAGGRIHDTHSFTPDSYCWLKIISGLI from the exons ATGTCTTCCCACATTTATGAGGATCCAGATTTGActattaaatttaaatatggAAACCGAGACGACAGAGAGGAGCGAGAAGTCGACATCTACGAGACTTCGGACGTCTACACCGACCAGAAGGCTCGTTCAACACGACACAGAG AAGTGCACACTCAGTATCACCTCCCAGCAGCCCAAAGAGACCGGTTCAGAGTTCCTGCCCTGATACTGGGTCTACTGTGTCTCCTGTTGGTAGCGGGGCTTACAGTCTTCTATAAATTCT ATGTGGAGCTGATGTCTGAGAATGAGAAGCTGACATCAGATCTGGAAAGGATAAACTGCCAGTTTGGAaaggaaaaccaaacacaggcGAACACCACAG AATGGAAACGATTTGAGTGCAGCTGTTACTACATTTCTACTGAGAGGAAAAACTGGACAGAGAGCAGGAAAGAGTGTGAGAGGAGAGGAGCAGATCTGCTGGTGATAAAGACCAAGAGCAAACAT GAAtttttcagagagctgaataaACACGGAGAATTCTGGATCGGTCTGGAAACAGAGGAAAAGACAAAGGAGTGGTCAAAGAAGCGGGAGTGGGAGTGGAAATGGGTGGACGGATCACCACTAGCATATAC CACAGAACAGGAGAGAGTTTCTCCCAGCTGGAGACTTtttgatggaggagctgctgctgtctgtagaGAGTGTGCAGGAGGCAGGATACATGACACCCACTCGTTCACACCAGACAGTTACTGTTGGTTAAAGATCATTTCAGGTCTGATCTGA